The genomic segment CGAACTCGTGCTGCAGATCGTCGGCGAACGGCTGCGCGGGCTGTTTCCCCACGACGGCACAATTGCGTCGATCGGCGGCACGCAATTCGCGCTGCTGATCAACGATTGCGGCCCGCACGCCGACGCTTTCGCAGACGAGGCATTGGACCGCATAGCCGAATCGATCGATTATGGCGGCACGCCGCTGAGCATTACCGCGAGCATCGGCATCGTCGCGTATCCGGCCGACGGCCTCGATGCGCCCACGCTGATGCGTCGCGCGGGCGTGGCGTTGTCGGCGGCGTCGGCGGTCAGCGGCAATGCGGTGAAACGCTTTTCCGCCGCGCTCGAAGGTCAGGCCGCGCGCCGCTTCGAACTGGAAACGATGCTGCACGAAGCGCTCGAACGTCAGCAATTGCATCTGGTTTATCAGCCGCAGGTCACGCTCGCGACGGGCCGTATCGCGCAGGTTGAAACGTTGCTGCGCTGGAATCATCCGCAACGTGGTTTGATCAGCCCGGTCGAGTTCGTGCCGGTTGCGGAAGAGTCGGGCCTGATCGAGCAGATCGGCGAATGGGTGATCCGCACCGCGTGTCGTGATGCCGGCAAATTGCTGCGGCAGGCGGGCACGTTGCCGCGTTTCGCGGTGAACGTGTCGCCACAGCAGTTCCGGCGGCGAGATCTGTTCGAAATGATTCGTGAAGCGCTGGAAGATGCCGCGCTTGATCCTTCTTATCTCGAAGTCGAAATCACTGAGGGTGCGCTGCTGGGAGATACCGAGCAGGCGCTGAAAACGCTGCACGCGTTGCGCGAATTGGGCGTGGAAGTCGCTGTCGACGATTTCGGCACCGGTTATTCGAGCCTCGCGTATTTGACGCGCTTTCCGTTGAATCGCCTTAAAATCGATCGCTCGTTTGTGACGGGCATGACGACCGATCCGCAGAGCGGGGCGCTGGTCGGGGCCATCATCGCGATGGCGCATGCGCTCAAGTTACGGGTGACGGCCGAGGGTGTCGAAACAGCGGAGCAGGCCGCGGCACTCGAAGCGTTGAGTTGTGACGAAGCGCAAGGGTTCTGGTTTTCGCGGCCCATCACGATTACGGCCTTGCTGAATGTTTTAAAACCTTTAGGCGCTGTTTGACAGGCAGTCGTTGCATCCGTTTTGACGTGATTAGCGATCCGTATCAAAGTGCTGCTGCTTGAAAAGCCGTCTGCCATGCGGGCGGTCCGCATTTTT from the Paraburkholderia fungorum genome contains:
- a CDS encoding putative bifunctional diguanylate cyclase/phosphodiesterase, producing the protein MQDPQYAEAQKRAAALAAAPYGMFICSADGIFEAVNTAFEKLTGLTADEMVGLRTFESLHDPAELAKRRAELPSLATICSRYEGEWTYMRRNSAPIRVVLALAPVVGDGSPACTPGSRPERYVGIAIDMTRYAQSEARLWYVAHHDGVTRLPNQTLFTERLELMIARCERSSSGFTVLIAELDHLRKLRDALGLHAAELVLQIVGERLRGLFPHDGTIASIGGTQFALLINDCGPHADAFADEALDRIAESIDYGGTPLSITASIGIVAYPADGLDAPTLMRRAGVALSAASAVSGNAVKRFSAALEGQAARRFELETMLHEALERQQLHLVYQPQVTLATGRIAQVETLLRWNHPQRGLISPVEFVPVAEESGLIEQIGEWVIRTACRDAGKLLRQAGTLPRFAVNVSPQQFRRRDLFEMIREALEDAALDPSYLEVEITEGALLGDTEQALKTLHALRELGVEVAVDDFGTGYSSLAYLTRFPLNRLKIDRSFVTGMTTDPQSGALVGAIIAMAHALKLRVTAEGVETAEQAAALEALSCDEAQGFWFSRPITITALLNVLKPLGAV